GCTGGTGGCTGGGGCCCAGGCGAGCCTGCTCGTCACTGGCCACACCATGGGGGTCAGGGGGTGGACGGAGAGGCTGCTTCCCATTAGTCAGCTCCCTCCCCAGGTGCGGCTAATGGGCTCAACCAGCGCCTCGCCAGGACCACTCAGCAGCCACCACAGCAAGCCTGGAAATGATCAGCACACCCAGCGCCTGCATGCCACCACCAAACACAACACTGCCACACACACGATCACAAGGATATCGACATGAAGTAATAGGAGGAGTTATTCTGACCTCTTTATACTAACTAAAAAGGCTTTTATTATAAGTACTGAACACGTTGAATGGATCTATTTTGAATTACGTTGGAATATGATgtcaaatgaacagaaatagtCACAGATGCATGCACTAATGCATGTATAATTAGCACTAGAACATCAAACATCAAATGCAATAGATATagacactaaattaaaatattacaaatatttcaATTATTTTAAACATCTCAAACAATTAGAGTAGATTCTTAAATCAAACAATTTTCCAAACTTACGAAGTCTGGAGAATTTACTATTCTAAATTTCTCTCGCAGATTCAGGCATGAAATACAACACAGCCCAACAGAACCGACCTTCTGTCTTCGATCCGTGGGAAATTATAAAAGTATTTATGTTTGCAGTACATCACCTCCCCCCCCACGCGAAACCTATACTTTGCACAGATGAGACATATGCCAGGTTCATTTTCATTCACATTCATCACAGCACAAAGTAAAGGATACGGACATCTAGCATAAAGGTAAATAAGCAATCATCAGCAATCATCATGATTCATCTTCACTTTCCCTAAACCTCAGCTCTTTAATcaagacatttttaaaaacggCATATATCATTTATTTGCTTCGCTGAGTCACAAACACTAAATTACTTGAGCAAatgcgcacatacacacactttacccTTGAGTAAAATAAGGCACCAAATTGAAGACttttaaaccccccccccccccaaaaaaaaatgcCTCGGCACCAACCAACTTAACACAAACACGCccacacaaaacaaaaagctaCGAGCAAAGCAAATCCAGCATGCAAAACACTCAGCCCCACCACAACATTTCCGCAGGTCACAGGATGTGAAACACTCAGTTCAGGGGTGCTAAACTCTTGTCCGGGATTTCTACTGTCCTGTAAGGTAAGTTCCACCACCCAGCTAACTTAATTGTGCCCACATTTTACACAGATCGATGTAAAGTGACCCATTTTCAACAGGTTCAACAGTTACTTTTCCTAAATCCACAAAACCCTGTTGTATAACAGTTTGCTTTCATGTGCAAAACTTTAAAAAGCTGAGTAACTTGCTCAATTTttataaaagagaaaagagggatATAACCTGTGGCAACAGAAGTTGCCAGCGGGCCTAAATAGGCTTTCTGGAGGCGGGTGTTTTGGATCTAAACTCTCAGAGGAGAATGTCGTAGCACAGAGTTTCTCAGTTTACCAGATAATTTACGCCAAAAGCCAAACTTTACCCACAGGAAAAAAGAGCTGGTAGATCTACAGAACAGGAGTTAAGCACTGCTGTCAAATTTAACCCAGTATGGCACTCACCTGTGCTGCTCCACAGCCTCGTTGTCGGGCAGTTCGGCACCGCACACGTTGCAGCGCTCACTCTGGCCGCTGCCGCCACGCACCTCGGGCTTCATGCTGGCTGCCAGCTCACCCAGCTTGCTGAAGAACTCCCTCTGGATGAAGCTCTGGGGCAGCAGCCCCCCGTAAGCACTGAAGTCCATGGACATGGGCAGGGCCGGCGTCATGTGCAGAGATGAAGCCATGGAGGGCATGGACAGCATGGCCTCGTTCTTGTGGTTGGGTGGCAGGCCGTACAGAGAGGCCAGGTGCTTCTCAGTCATCCCAGCCATCCCCTCCAGCCCCAACGGGCCTACCTCAACCTGAGGGTCTGTGCCCCCCTCTTCGCGGACGTAGTGAAGCTCGCGGGCGCTGGTGATCACGCTGCTCCGGGTGGGCGTCCCGGGCCCATCCCGGCTCCTATCTGCCTCTCCGTTGCTGGAGGCGCCCGACTCTGCATGCCTGGGGCTCTCGTGCTCACCGCCATCGTCCACCTGCATCATCTCCGTCTTGATCTCAGTCATCGCAGGGTGGGAGTTGCCCTGATCAGCACCCATGCCATGCTGTAAGGCTGCACAGTATTTATTCTCAGTTAGTTGACATCACAATGATAGACCTTGCAAAACTGTTCACCAATGACCCTCAAAAACCACCAACTCATTTTCTGTGCTCAGGTTCTAATCAATTTTTGATGTACTGTGGGTAATTTGACAAACAGGCAGTCTAAAAATCATAAAGGGACATGGCGCAGGTCAATATTTAAGCATGTCATATCAACGGTTTCCAGTAAACCACGTCCTAAAGAACCCAATCAATCAAATCATTGTGAGGTTAGATTTACACCCCTAATTAAAAGGTAAACAGTGACTGCAACACATGCTACAGTATCTTTTCCATACCGTGATGCATGCCGCTCTGCAGGAGGGACTGGCCGATGCTCATCAAGCTGTCCACAGCGGCTTTGGTCGGACTCATGGTGGAGAGGCCGAAGGAGGTGGAGACGGAGGGGCTCTGGTCCACCATGCCGGACAGGGCCAGCGCTTGCTGGGCGGCGGACACGTAGCCGCTCTCCTCCATGGAATGCTTCTTGACGCTCCTCCCGTGCCTCCCTTTGCGGTCCTCGTCCTCCTCAGTGCCGCCGTTGCCATCATTCATGTTGACTTCTGCATCATTCTCATCCGAAGACTGGATGGTCTCCAAGATCTTCAGGCACTGCTCCTCCAGGTACTCGATCTCTAGTATCTCCGCTGCGTACAGAAGGTCATCCAGGTCTTCCACTTTGGCCTGGAGCGTGGCAGTGTAGGCGTACTCGAGGATCTGCTGGAAGGTCTTTGGTGAGAGAAAGTCGAGCGTGTAATGCTGGCTGTTGCGGTGGAAGAGGATCTCGAACATCTTGCTGGTGCAGGCCAGCACTGTCCGGTGAGCGTGGAACTCTTGGCTGTCCACCATGATGACCACATCGCACAGCGTGCCAGCCAGGCGCATCTGGTTGGCCTTGTGCAGCAGAGCAGTGGGGTGGTTGGGGTTCTGGAGCTGTATCATACCCATTTTAGTCAGATCCATAACGTCTCCGAAAACCCACCAGGCCAACTCATGAGTCTCTCTTTCCACTCAGCAGTCTGTTCAGTTATCTTTGTAAACAAGATAAGGTCAgtctagaagagagagagagagagagagagagagagatggaacaGGGGAAGGCTTCAGTTAAATATCGAAAAAGCTGGAATGTGCATTGCTCTTCATTGATATAGTCAAGCAGACAGTTGTGTAATGGGCATATCTCACATAGACTTCGATAAAATCTCTATATCACTACAGTTAAACAGACAAAGCTGTGAATTGAAATACCATACAGCCTGTAACAATCAAACCCCTAGAACATTGAGGCCACAGTGGTAGCTTGGTGGTACTGTATGAAAACAGCAGCTCAATCTCGGAGCAAAGCGAGCGGCTTTAAATTGCCATCCAAATAACACGTTTGCAAACACAGTTTTGCCAAAAAAAGGCACAGAGCCCAAACCCCCCAGCTAGGGCTatcaaaatgttaaaatgacaaGTGCCCCTGATGAGAGGCATGAAAATTTAGCAACAGTGCTGGGAAAACCCTGCCTGTAATCATGCCTTTGTTTCGGAGTGTTCGAGCTTGCCTCACAAAGCCCATCAACAGGCTCCTGAAATGAAATGGCATCTTATTCAGTATTCTCATCACAGAGTGGGATAGTGAGCGGAGCATGGAGGGTGAGGCAAGCTGTTGCCAGGAACAGTTGGAACAGAGGATGTCACAAAAAGCTCAGAGCCTGTGCAGCAACAACATGCCCACCTAAatctgctttttaaaataacacACACTCGAGACACACAGAGTGCAAAGAGCTAATGATATTAATgccaattatatatttaaaatataataatgacTCCCCTCCCCCCCAtgggttaaaaataataaataaatggggAATATGTCTATGGATGAAGGTAGGAGTAAGCTTAGAGTGGCTTATAATTAAGGATTTTGATGTGATGATCCTAGCGAGCTCATCAAGCTGGAATAAATAtgcttatttatatgtatgAAGCAAAATGATGAACTATATCAACAGCTTAATGCCACTGACACCTCAGAAAAGTGTCTCACTCCATAGCAATTCATGCACTCATTAAATTATGAATGCAGAGTGTTTCATTGAAAATACTGCTCTGACTAATACATTAACAAGATCTTGCAAAATAAGATCAGCCTCCTTACAAGATGTGTCTCATTATAAGCAATGCAAGTTCCTATACAGGTTGCTCATCTCCAGCACAAGCACTTCTCCTGAGAATTAAATCAGAAAGGGAGACGCATGGCATACAAATGAAAGTGCGCCCCTGATCACGTCCAAGCTTAGggataacagcaccgtttcaaCCATTAAACAGTATTATTGAAATAAGCTCGCATTCACAGAAACGCAGCGTCTCCAACCAGTCCACCTCCAAACGCACAAGGGCAGTCTCACTCTCACGTTCACACACCTTCGCAGAGGGCCGTGCCTGCCTGTGCTGTTTCTACACGCCGTGTCTGCAAAAGCTAGGAGCGCTTAGTGCCCTGGAGCACACGCACGGCACGGTGCGTAATGAGCTTGCCCGTGCGTAACGCGCTCCAAAAACGTCTTCGTGCCGTTTAGCATTCAGCAGAGAGGAGCACATGTGGAGCACGGAGTGTATGTGAGGCTGCTGAGGTGTGTCGATAAGACGTGAACGCAAGCAACAGGGCGGCGAGACCGAGAGCCAGTCTGGCCGTGCCGTGCAGCGCGCGCTGGAGACTGCCGTGCGCTCCAGGGGCTGCACGGCGTAGATCTCAAAAGCAACCAGCGACAAGCGAATTTGCATAGGCGTATctacagcgtgtgtgtgtgtgtgtgtgtatttacagctGCCTCTGCTAATGTATTGCGTTAGTCAAATTAGGCAACGCAGCGAAGGTGCAGGCTGATCAATAGCTGCATGAGTGGGGCTGAGCTGACTTCACGCGTTAATCTGCTGCTTAAATGCATTGAAACGGCGAGCAGTGCTGCGTAAAGTGCTGCGTTTCAATACACGCACACGGTGAGCGCGAGCACGGCTGCCAGACTGTTTACATGTATTCCATGTGAGCATGTCTAGCTAGTACACAGCACCACGCTGCTGCTTCTGCGTGCATCTGACTTGCAATCGATTCTCCTTCTCTATCGATTAGCCAGCAAAGCGTCATTAACGTGGCTTTCAACTTACAGCAAccagagacaggcagacagacagacagacagacagacagacagtgtggttctgctgctgctgctgctgctgctggtggtggaggTGCAACAGTTtggagagagcgcgagagagagtgagtatgAGAGGGAGCCTAGGAATAAAGCTCGTGGAGGCTGGAGGGAGGCTCGTCCCCCTTGCTCGAGCAACCCGCTTACGTCAACACAACATCCCTGCATGTGGCCCGGTACAAGCAGCCCGGAGCCCGGAGCTCCAGCAGGTGctcgcttacacacacaccagctcgctctctctctccctctctctctctctctcccacacacacctttcctcagagcagagcagagtaaAGCAAACCACGCGGCTCCTTTCATCCACACCGA
This sequence is a window from Salminus brasiliensis chromosome 18, fSalBra1.hap2, whole genome shotgun sequence. Protein-coding genes within it:
- the zbtb16a gene encoding zinc finger and BTB domain-containing protein 16-A, with amino-acid sequence MDLTKMGMIQLQNPNHPTALLHKANQMRLAGTLCDVVIMVDSQEFHAHRTVLACTSKMFEILFHRNSQHYTLDFLSPKTFQQILEYAYTATLQAKVEDLDDLLYAAEILEIEYLEEQCLKILETIQSSDENDAEVNMNDGNGGTEEDEDRKGRHGRSVKKHSMEESGYVSAAQQALALSGMVDQSPSVSTSFGLSTMSPTKAAVDSLMSIGQSLLQSGMHHALQHGMGADQGNSHPAMTEIKTEMMQVDDGGEHESPRHAESGASSNGEADRSRDGPGTPTRSSVITSARELHYVREEGGTDPQVEVGPLGLEGMAGMTEKHLASLYGLPPNHKNEAMLSMPSMASSLHMTPALPMSMDFSAYGGLLPQSFIQREFFSKLGELAASMKPEVRGGSGQSERCNVCGAELPDNEAVEQHRKLHSGMKTYGCELCGKRFLDSLRLRMHLLSHSAGEKAIVCDQCGAQFQKEDALEAHRQIHTGSDMAIFCLLCGKRFQTQTALQQHMEVHAGVRSYICSECNRTFPSHTALKRHLRSHTGDHPFECEFCGSCFRDESTLKGHKRIHTGEKPYECNGCGKKFSLKHQLETHYRVHTGEKPFECKLCHQRSRDYSAMIKHLRTHNGASPYQCTICLEYCPSLSAMQKHMKGHKPEDIPPDWRIEKTYLYLCYV